The Callithrix jacchus isolate 240 chromosome X, calJac240_pri, whole genome shotgun sequence genome contains a region encoding:
- the LOC144581056 gene encoding uncharacterized protein LOC144581056 gives MGNAESKIPKNTPLGCLLLNFTRLGYSQTLRRKKLIFLSQVAWPQYQLDNKSHWPPTGTFDFNVLRDLDNFCRRTGKDKEVPYVQAFWDLRSHPDLCSTCSTHQVLLARTTLPQTPTSQTKPPPYTLQEEMPDHLSSPFVPTPEVADPPNPPPSVPPPTLPSSPSLPTPPATTAHVVRPEPGVKMAAASATPAAAPPPISSPPSSPVAAHTRTKTSVPPSVMAPLREVAGAEGLVRVHVPFSLQDLAQIERRLGSFSADPSTYIKEFQYLTQAYSLTWQDIRIICTSTLSAEEYERVMTAARHQADRDHAINPNQVPVGTEVIPTTDPQWVYQDGAGSHIPARDRMLQYLLRGLEAVSNKVVNYDKLREITQQPDENPALFLNRLQDALVRYTRLDPASQNGATILASHFISQSAPDIRKKLKKAEEGPETPIQDLVKMAFKVFNAREDAAEVARQARLKQKVALQAQALAAAQTQALVAALRPAGVRGPDSRSKPPPGGGPGSSTPVTLAEPRVSLQVAGKSVSFLLDTGATYSVLPSFQGQTTLSQVSVMGIDGAAHTPRQTPLLTCMYNSVPFSHSFLIIPSCPVPLLGRDILTKLKAHITFPASPQHLLLVAHHLSSDPDHASSDILLPEVDPKVWETDTPVVATHHKPVKIRLQEHSPRFLCRPQFPISKRHRLGLRPIIERLKSRGLLIPINSPCNTPILPVRKPSGEYRLVQDLRLVNAAVVPIHPVVPNPYTILSRIPSDTTFFSVLDLKDAFFTIPLHPDSYFIFAFTWEDPLTDNSCQLTWTVLPQGFRDSPHLFGQALATDLLDCRLAPSVVLQYVDDLLICSPSQGECTRATTILLNFLGDKGYRVSRKKAQLVTSSVIYLGLQLSPGKKSIIPDRLQALKALQPPQSATEILSFLGVVGFFRHWVPNFALLAKPLYQAAADTPEGPLTSQGTVTRAFHALLQTLCASTFLALPNPNLPFHLYTDEKAHITVGVLAQPVGNTLLPLAYLSKQLSPAEKGWPPCLRALAAAAALTTEALKINLQQPLTVFSPHKLQELVSSQALPHLGPSKVQLLHLLFLENPDISLSHCPALNPATLFPSPTAPTQDHRCLEVIIETQSPRPDLYSTPIEAEATLFVDGSSFLRPGKPRIAGYAIVTPSDVIETHSLPLGTTSQQAELVALTRALKWAKDKTVNIYTDSKYAFLIAHSHCMIWKERGFLTTKGTPVVNGRLIADLISAIQLPKQVAIIHCRGHQTSGSLVALGNAFADRTARDSAQTCPPPKEIYFLSRCYKPQYSGSELKLLQQNPEVTFRDGWAFNRDLLILPQAQKTTIVKDIHDSLHIGPKALLHFLLPILHPEGLSSLIHQVHAQCPICAKTNSQGACHLRRRLHQLRGSLPGQDWQIDFTHMPRHKKFRFLLTIVDTFSGWIEAFPTTSESADTVAAHLIQDIIPRFGLPATIQSDNGPAFVSKVTNAVCASLGIQWKLHAAYHPQSSGYSGSA, from the exons ATGGGGAACGCGGAGTCCAAAATTCCTAAAAATACCCCTCTTGGCTGTTTGCTTCTCAATTTCACTCGTTTGGGCTACTCCCAAACCCTTAGGCGAAAAAAGCTTATCTTCCTCTCCcaggtggcctggccccagtatCAGCTCGATAACAAGTCGCATTGGCCTCCCACCGGCACTTTCGATTTCAATGTGCTCCGCGACCTAGATAACTTCTGCCGCCGAACTGGCAAGGATAAGGAAGTGCCTTacgttcaggctttttgggacctgcgTTCCCACCCTGACCTCTGTTCCACTTGCTCTACTCACCAGGTCCTCCTAGCTCGAACTACTCTACCTCAGACTCCTACCTCCCAAACCAAGCCACCTCCCTATACTCTGCAGGAAGAAATGCCGGACCATTTGTCTTCCCCCTTTGTTCCAACTCCGGAAGTTGCTGACCCACCCAACCCCCCTCCCTCTGtgcctcctcccaccctgcctTCTTCCCCCTCTCTACCTACCCCTCCCGCTACCACAGCCCACGTGGTGCGGCCGGAACCAGGAGTTAAAATGGCGGCGGCTTCCGCTACTCCTGCGGCCGCCCCTCCTCCCATCAGCTCTCCCCCCTCTTCCCCCGTGGCGGCCCATACCCGTACTAAGACCTCAGTGCCTCCTTCTGTTATGGCACCCCTACGGGAGGTGGCCGGGGCGGAGGGCCTTGTCCGGGTTCATGTCCCTTTTTCTCTCCAAGACTTGGCTCAAATTGAGCGCCGTCTCGGGTCTTTCTCGGCTGATCCCTCCACATATATTAAGGAGTTTCAGTATCTTACCCAGGCTTATAGTCTCACTTGGCAGGACATTCGAATCATTTGTACTTCGACTCTTTCTGCTGAAGAGTATGAACGTGTCATGACAGCAGCCAGGCATCAAGCAGATAGAGATCATGCTATAAACCCAAACCAAGTTCCAGTAGGTACAGAAGTCATCCCTACCACAGATCCCCAATGGGTATATCAGGATGGGGCCGGCTCCCACATTCCAGCCCGGGACCGGATGCTTCAATATCTGCTGCGTGGACTGGAGGCTGTATCCAATAAGGTCGTTAACTATGATAAGCTGAGAGAAATCACACAACAGCCAGATGAGAACCCTGCCCTCTTTCTCAACCGCCTTCAGGACGCCCTTGTCCGCTATACCCGActagacccagcctcccaaaatggggctACTATCTTAGCTTCCCACTTCATTTCCCAATCTGCCCCCGATATTCgaaagaaactaaaaaaggcagaagaaggcCCAGAGACTCCCATACAAGACCTGGTTaagatggcctttaaagtattcaatgccagggaggATGCAGCTGAGGTTGCCCGCCAAGCTCGATTGAAGCAGAAGGTTGCGCTGCAGGCCCAAGCCCTAGCGGCGGCCCAAACCCAAGCCCTGGTGGCAGCCCTACGGCCGGCAGGAGTCAGGGGCCCAGACAGCCGCTCCAAGCCCCcgccaggg GGGGGCCCAGGCTCGTCGACCCCAGTGACCCTCGCCGAGCCAAGGGTGTCACTTCAGGTAGCGGGAAAAAGCGTCTCCTTCTTGCTCGATacgggggctacctactctgTACTTCCCTCCTTCCAAGGCCAGACCACGCTTTCCCAGGTCTCTGTTATGGGAATCGATGGGGCTGCACACACCCCACGCCAAACTCCACTGCTCACTTGCATGTATAACTCAGTCCCATTCAGCCATTCCTTCCTTATAATTCCGTCTTGCCCTGTGCCTCTGCTGGGGCGAGACATCCTGACGAAACTCAAAGCTCACATCACTTTCCCGGCCTCTCCCCAACACCTCCTGTTAGTAGCTCACCATCTTAGCTCTGACCCAGACCACGCCTCCTCAGACATCCTCCTTCCCGAGGTAGATCCTAAGGTATGGGAGACAGACACGCCTGTGGTGGCTACGCACCATAAGCCAGTTAAGATCCGTCTCCAAGAACACTCCCCTCGATTTCTCTGTCGGCCTCAGTTCCCCATTTCCAAAAGGCACCGCCTAGGACTTCGCCCCATCATCGAAAGGCTGAAAAGCCGCGGACTCCTAATACCCATTAATTCCCCATGTAACACTCCCATCCTCCCAGTCCGAAAACCCTCAGGGGAATACCGCCTTGTTCAAGACCTCCGACTAGTCAATGCTGCAGTGGTTCCTATACATCCTGTAGTCCCAAACCCATATACTATACTCTCTAGAATTCCTTCCGATACCACTTTCTTTTCAGTCCTTGACCTCAAGGACGCCTTTTTTACCATTCCTTTACACCCGGACTCCTATTTCATTTTCGCCTTCACCTGGGAAGACCCACTCACTGACAACTCCTgtcagctcacctggacagttCTTCCCCAAGGATTCAGGGATAGCCCTCACCTGTTTGGCCAAGCCCTGGCGACCGACCTTCTAGACTGCCGTCTAGCCCCATCTGTTGTCCTCCAGTATGTCGATGATTTACTCATCTGTTCCCCCAGCCAGGGAGAGTGCACCCGAGCCACTACGATCCTGCTCAACTTTTTAGGAGATAAAGGGTATAGAGTTTCAAGAAAGAAGGCCCAACTCGTTACCTCATCAGTCATTTACTTAGGCCTACAGCTTTCCCCGGGAAAGAAATCCATTATCCCCGATCGACTGCAGGCTCTGAAGGCCCTCCAACCTCCTCAGTCTGCCACTGAAATACTCTCTTTCCTGGGGGTAGTGGGATTTTTCCGACACTGGGTACCCAACTTTGCCCTTTTAGCCAAGCCACTTTACCAAGCAGCTGCAGACACTCCTGAAGGCCCACTTACCTCACAGGGAACAGTGACCCGAGCCTTCCATGCACTCTTACAGACGCTATGCGCTTCCACCTTTCTTGCCCTACCCAATCCTAATCTTCCTTTTCATCTGTATACAGACGAGAAAGCCCACATCACGGTAGGAGTCCTGGCTCAGCCGGTCGGCAACACCCTCCTTCCACTAGCATACCTTTCCAAACAACTCAGCCCCGCAGAGAAAGGGTGGCCGCCTTGCCTTCGGGCCTTAGCAGCAGCTGCCGCACTTACTACAGAGGCCCTTAAGATCAACCTCCAGCAACCACTCACAGTATTCTCTCCTCACAAACTGCAGGAGCTTGTGTCCAGTCAGGCCTTACCACACCTTGGGCCGTCCAAGGTCCAACTCCTACACCTCCTCTTCCTAGAGAACCCCGATATTTCCCTCTCCCACTGCCCTGCTCTCAACCCAGCCActcttttcccttcccccaccGCTCCAACACAAGATCACCGATGCCTCGAGGTTATCATTGAAACTCAATCCCCACGGCCTGACCTATATTCCACTCCTATCGAGGCCGAAGCGACGCTTTTCGTAGATGGGAGTTCCTTTCTACGCCCAGGAAAACCCCGCATTGCTGGATATGCAATAGTGACTCCTTCAGACGTCATTGAGACTCATTCCCTTCCCCTAGGAACCACCTCACAACAGGCTGAGTTAGTCGCCCTTACCCGGGCTCTCAAGTGGGCCAAAGACAAAACTGTCAACATCTACACAGACTCAAAGTATGCCTTCCTTATTGCCCACTCCCATTGTATGATCTGGAAGGAGAGAGGATTCTTAACCACTAAAGGCACCCCGGTAGTTAACGGGAGACTCATAGCGGATCTCATCTCTGCCATCCAGCTCCCAAAGCAGGTTGCCATCATTCACTGCCGGGGACATCAAACCTCAGGGTCCCTAGTAGCCCTAGGTAATGCTTTTGCAGACAGGACGGCCAGAGATTCTGCACAAACCTGCCCACCCCCAAAGGAGATCTACTTCCTGTCACGCTGCTACAAACCACAGTATTCCGGCTCTGAGCTCAAACTCTTACAGCAAAATCCTGAAGTGACCTTTAGGGATGGATGGGCCTTCAACCGCGATCTTCTGATACTCCCCCAAGCACAAAAGACTACAATCGTAAAGGACATTCATGATTCCCTGCATATCGGGCCAAAGGCCCTACTCCATTTCCTTTTGCCCATATTACATCCAGAAGGGCTCTCTTCCCTTATCCACCAGGTCCACGCTCAGTGTCCCATTTGTGCAAAAACAAACTCGCAAGGGGCCTGTCACCTTCGTCGACGGCTACACCAGCTGCGTGGTTCCTTACCAGGACAAGATTGGCAAATTGATTTTACTCATATGCCAAGACATAAGAAATTTCGGTTCCTGTTAACCATTGTTgatactttttcaggctggatcgAAGCTTTTCCCACTACTTCGGAGTCCGCCGACACTGTCGCTGCCCACCTCATCCAGGACATCATCCCTCGGTTTGGGCTCCCGGCCACTATTCAGTCGGACAACGGCCCGGCCTTTGTCTCCAAAGTTACTAATGCTGTCTGTGCTTccctaggaattcagtggaagttGCATGCAGCTTACCACCCCCAGTCATCGG GTTATTCAGGATCAGCTTGA